In the Drosophila takahashii strain IR98-3 E-12201 chromosome 3R, DtakHiC1v2, whole genome shotgun sequence genome, one interval contains:
- the LOC108059646 gene encoding prolyl 4-hydroxylase subunit alpha-1: MQMPMAFSVLWLLQLFLLTEKVIGTNFARGEEQLEALLATETQLIDELRDYIERLELQLEEIRRETSAIEEIHSQVVDVEKYMGNPLNVLGILKRFDSVWPKLEQQANETLLINSEQASSDKDLILPSEEDYEESLNQLLHLQSVYELDSNSLSLGMVNGLKLGSAMSWGDCLEVARKSDFSVARFWLESALEKLPAASENSTEAQRERESGRVHILEAALNIEYRAGELSRALATAEELLLLLPMNQNIQKAKRKIEKAMAKKELPKGRHTKSKTKKTKSAEQMLIEELCRGATQKSTTGSRFSHCKLEGNTPWLLLQPSRLEPLSSDPYIVLHHDVLSPKEIAQLLELIDEEEDDTNGVRSYEPLKLSKMGQKKLKRINYRLGLKTGDLDPWTGRRHGHGHSTKLEDSSQLGNVARVMLNLQPPGMGGAVVFPQLELGVNVPRGSLLHWHTRSAGGSSFSSSEWDYRSGQAVCPVLLGVQLSAWTGLQ, encoded by the exons ATGCAAATGCCGATGGCTTTTAGTGTTTTGTGGCTGCTTCAGCTGTTTCTGCTGACGGAAAAGGTTATTGGAACCAATTTCGCCAGGGGAgaggagcagctggaggcTCTTTTGGCCACCGAAACGCAGCTGATCGATGAGTTGCGTGACTATATAGAGAGATTGGAGctgcagctggaggagatcCGCAGGGAGACCTCGGCCATCGAGGAGATTCACAGTCAGGTGGTTGATGTGGAGAAGTACATGGGAAATCCCCTGAATGTTCTCGGCATTCTCAAGAGATTCGATAGTGTGTGGCCAAAGCTAGAGCAGCAGGCAAATGAAACTCTGCTTATAAATTCGGAACAGGCTTCCTCTGATAAGGATTTAATCCTTCCCAGCGAGGAGGACTACGAGGAGTCGCTGAATCAACTGCTTCACCTACAGTCCGTCTACGAATTGGACTCCAACAGCCTTTCCTTGGGCATGGTGAATGGCTTGAAATTGGG ATCCGCCATGTCCTGGGGCGACTGCCTAGAAGTGGCGCGCAAGTCCGACTTTTCCGTGGCTAGATTTTGGCTAGAATCGGCCTTGGAAAAGCTGCCCGCCGCCTCGGAAAACTCCACAGAAGCGCAGAGGGAACGGGAAAGCGGTCGTGTTCACATCCTGGAGGCTGCTCTCAACATTGAATACCGCGCTG gGGAACTTTCCCGAGCCTTGGCCACTGCCGAggagctgctgttgctgctcccAATGAACCAAAACATTCAAAAGGCCAAGAGAAAGATTGAAAAAGCCATGGCCAAGAAGGAATTGCCCAAGGGCAGGCACACAAAGTCGAAGACTAAA AAAACCAAATCTGCAGAACAGATGCTCATAGAGGAACTCTGCCGCGGGGCAACCCAGAAATCCACGACAGGAAGTCGCTTCAGTCACTGTAAGCTAGAGGGAAATACGCCCTGGTTGCTCCTCCAGCCCTCCAGATTGGAGCCACTCAGTTCAGATCCATATATAGTACTCCATCACGATGTTCTAAGCCCAAAGGAAATCGCTCAATTGCTGGAACTTATagatgaggaggaggatgatACCAACGGAGTTAGGAGCTATGAACCGCTGAAGCTATCGAAAATGGGGCAAAAGAAGCTGAAGCGGATTAATTATCGCCTGGGTCTCAAGACTGGGGACCTGGATCCTTGGACGGGACGTCGCCACGGTCACGGGCACTCCACCAAATTGGAGGATAGCTCGCAACTCGGGAATGTGGCACGTGTCATGCTGAAC TTGCAGCCACCCGGAATGGGCGGGGCTGTGGTTTTTCCGCAGCTGGAGCTTGGCGTGAATGTCCCACGTGGTTCGCTGCTCCACTGGCACACGAGATCCGCCGGAGGCTCCTCCTTCTCATCCTCGGAGTGGGACTACCGCAGTGGCCAGGCAGTTTGTCCCGTGCTCCTCGGCGTTCAGTTGT CTGCGTGGACAGGACTCCAATGA
- the PH4alphaSG1 gene encoding prolyl 4-hydroxylase subunit alpha-1, with the protein MERRAVKMFRFSIIFLVLSSSSINGDYYSAISELEKLLDVEAFIVEKFDEYLNRAQEEQENIKRFLDHVDELQNDRGDLEAYFGNPLNAFITIKRLVHDWKFNVFDPVFETSNFETYKSSLSESLEKIQFKGPTQEDLQGATRGLLRLQNVYQLPTDQLANGVLLPEEKNPLGTSLSASDCFEMGKNLCQIKEYSYGSEWLMEAKKRSHGKDLGFISPNVSDVEILEQLSPAFNALGNLKLAHKLNNEILDKNSEHEDALRNKIVYENKLAKERSLSPGKKEDLNQSKENEQKESYQLYKRVCQGELTQTPREQRNLKCWLSHQGVHYYHLSPFKIEQLNLDPYVAYVHEVLRDSEMELIMDHGKGNMQRSMVGQVENSTTTDIRTSQNTWLWYEQNPWLSQIKQRLEDVTGLSTESAEPLQLVNYGIGGQYEPHFDFMDGDGHSVFGWKGHRLLTALFYLNDVALGGATAFPFLSLAVPPVKGSLLIWYNLHRSMHKDFRTKHAGCPVLKGSKWICNEWFHVGAQEFRRPCGLISNEGKFLDLEHK; encoded by the exons ATGGAACGCAGAGCAGTGAAAATGTTTCGGTtcagtattatttttttggtactgAGTTCTTCCTCAATAAATGGCGATTACTACTCGGCTATAAGTGAGCTGGAGAAACTTCTTGACGTGGAGGCCTTTATAGTAGAAAAGTTCGATGAGTATCTAAATAGAGCTCAGGAAGAACAGGAGAATATCAAAAG aTTTTTGGATCACGTAGACGAGTTGCAAAATGATCGTGGCGATCTCGAGGCTTACTTTGGTAATCCTCTCAACGCCTTTATAACCATTAAACGTCTTGTTCACGACTGGAAGTTCAATGTTTTTGATCCCGTTTTCGAAACTAGTAACTTTGAGACCTACAAGAGTTCTCTAAGCGAATCTCTGGAGAAGATTCAGTTCAAAGGACCCACTCAGGAGGATCTGCAAGGTGCGACTCGTGGACTTCTTCGACTTCAGAATGTCTATCAATTACCTACGGATCAATTGGCCAATGGAGTTTTACTTCCTGAGGAGAAAAATCCATTGGGCACCTCTTTGAGTGCCAGTGATTGTTTTGAAATGGGAAAGAATCTCTGCCAGATTAAGGAGTACTCCTATGGTTCCGAATGGCTAATGGAGGCCAAAAAAAGATCGCATGGCAAAGATCTGGGTTTCATTTCCCCCAATGTAAGTGATGTCGAGATTCTGGAGCAGCTATCACCCGCTTTCAATGCTTTGGGCAATCTTAAACTGGCTCACAAGCTGAATAATGAAATACTGGATAAGAATTCTGAACATGAAGATGCGCTGAGAAACAAGATAGTGTATGAAAATAAGTTGGCTAAGGAACGAAGTCTTAGTCCTGGAAAGAAAGAGGATTTAAACCAATCGAAGGAAAAT GAGCAAAAAGAGAGCTACCAGCTTTATAAACGCGTTTGTCAAGGAGAACTCACCCAAACTCCTCGAGAGCAGCGCAATCTCAAGTGCTGGCTAAGCCACCAAGGAGTCCATTACTACCATCTTTCGCCTTTCAAAATAGAACAACTAAATCTGGATCCATATGTGGCCTATGTTCATGAGGTTTTGAGGGATAGTGAAATGGAATTGATTATGGATCATGGCAAGGGTAACATGCAGCGTTCGATGGTGGGACAAGTGGAGAACTCCACCACAACTGATATTCGCACCAGCCAAAACACCTGGCTTTGGTATGAGCAGAATCCCTGGCTTTCCCAGATCAAACAGCGACTCGAGGATGTCACCGGTTTGAGTACGGAAAGTGCGGAGCCACTGCAGCTGGTTAACTACGGAATTGGAGGACAATACGAGCCGCACTTCGACTTCATGGAT GGCGATGGTCATTCTGTTTTTGGTTGGAAAGGCCACCGCCTCTTGACCGCTCTTTTCTAT ctAAACGATGTCGCGCTTGGTGGTGCCACTGCTTTCCCCTTTCTGAGCTTGGCAGTTCCACCTGTGAAGGGCAGTCTTCTGATCTGGTACAATCTACATAGATCCATGCACAAAGACTTTCGAACAAAGCACGCAGGTTGTCCCGTTCTTAAGGGTTCCAAGTGGA TTTGCAATGAGTGGTTCCATGTGGGAGCCCAGGAATTCAGACGACCTTGTGGACTCATCAGCAATGAAGGAAAATTCCTGGACTTAGAGCATAAATAA